The genomic region AAAGATACGGTCATCCTGAGCTGTCATCCTGAGCGCAGCGAAGGACCTTACTACGTTAGCACGACATCGTGCAATGGTAATCTAGCCGTGATAAGGTCCTTCGCTCCGCTCAGGATGACCGTATCTTTACGCAACACGCCCATACATCTATGCCGCTTCACTCCCTCACCCCTATATCCGGCCAGGCGCTGCTGGGCTTGTGGCAGCTCACCGAGCCGCTCGAGGCGCTCTGGCCGCTGCTGCCGCAGCCGCTGCACTACACGGCCCGCTTCCCGCAGGGCCGCCACGAAGACCGGGCCCGGCAGTGGCTGGCGGGCCGGGTGCTGGCCCACCAGCTGCTGCGCGAACTCACCGACGCCCCGGCCACCCTGCACAACGACGCCAACGGCCGGCCGTACTTCGCCGAACTGCCCGCCTGGGGCGTGTCGTTGTCGCACTCCGGCGAGTGGGTGGCGGCGGTGGTGGCGCGCAATGCCGCAGTTGGCATAGATATTGAACTGGAACGTCCCAAAGCCCTGAAGTTGGCGCCGCGGTTTCTATCGGAAGCCGAACGGGCCGACGCCGGCAGCGACGCCGCTAAGCACAGTGTGTACTGGAGTGCCAAAGAAACACTCTATAAGCTGCATAGCCGCCGGGGCCTGGTGTTCAAGGAGCAATTGTTGCTCGACCCGTTCAGGCTGCGGGAGGCAGGTGTGTTGACGGGACACCTGCTCCTCGAAAACTCCCGCAGCCAACACCAGATCCACTACCAGCGCCCCGCTCCCGATTACGTACTAACTTACTGCGTGGAGTAACTGAGTAAAGGAGTAGCTGAGTAATTTATCTAATTGCACAGTCGCCACTCCCCTGTTCAGTTGCCCTTACTCAGCTACTCCTTTACTCAGTTACTCTCTCTCATGTCCATTCGCCGAATTTCCATCCTGGCTGCCGCCACGCTCCTGTTCTGCACGGTTGCGGCTGTTGGGGTAGCCCGGGCCCAGGGCGGGCGCACCGTCAGCGACTTTAGTTTGCGAAGCGCCACCAACACCGAAGTAGCCCTGAAAAGCTACGCCGGCAGCAAGGCCGTGGTGGTGGTGTTCCTCAACCCGAACTGCGCCTACTCCAAGCTCTACCAGAACCGGCTTGCGGCCCTAAACACGCAGTTTAGCGGCCGGGGCGTGCAGTTCCTGTTCATCAACGCGCCCATCAACCTCGAAGCCAGCGCCGACCTCTCCGAGGCCGAAAAGCTCAAAGTCAAAGCCACCGCCGACCTGCCGCTGCTCACCGACGAAGGCCAGAAGGTAAGCTCCCTGCTGGGTGCCACCAAAACCCCGGAAGTGGTGGTGCTGCAGCCCGTCGGCGACGGGTTTGCGGTGCGCTACAAAGGGGCCATCGACGACAACCCGCTGGTGGAAAGCGACGTGCAGGAGCGCTACGTGCAGCAGGCCCTCACCAACCTGCTGGCCGGCCGTCCCGTGGGCGTAGCCGACAAGCGCGGCGCCGGCTGCCTGATCAAGCGCAACTAGCCGCTATCATTGCGGGCAGCGCGAAGTAATCCTTCCTCCGCCCAGCTAAAAATGCCCCTAAGCAACAAGCCCTCCGACAGTAGTGTAGCGCACTACTGCCGGAGGGCTTTGCTGTAAGGGTTGCTCAGAGCCTCGATTAGGAAGAAATGCTTCGCACTGCTCGCAATGACGCTATTCTTCCTCGGGAGTGTCGTGCGGAGCCTTGGGCTCGTCGGTGAGGATGGTAAGCAGCTGGGCCACTTCAGTGGCTTTGGCTGGCTCCTGCAGCTTCTCGAAGCTGAGCTGCAGGTTGCGCAGGGCCCGCCGCACAATATCGAGGTGCGAGCAGGGCTCGTAGAAAATATTGTTGGACGTGAGGTTGAGCTGCACGATATAGTGCTCGATATCGGTGCGCGTCAGGATCAGGCCGCGGTTGTAGCAGTTGATGTAGAACGACTCGATGATAGGGCTTTCGGGCCGGAAGGTGAGCACGAACAGGTTGGGCAGGTTCACGCCGAACACGGGCAGCTCCAGGCGCTGGGCCACCAGCAGATAAATCACGCACAGCGTGAGGGGATTGCCGCGCCGGGTTTCCAGCACCCGGTGCAGCATGGAGTTGGCCGGCGAGTGGAAGTTCTGGGTGTTGGCCGCAAACTTATGCACCCGAAACAGCACGTGGTTGAGCGCCTGTACCTGCTCGGTAGGCAGCATATCTGGCCGCAACAAAGTCCAGACCTCGAAGCGCAACTGCTCAATAGCCTTGTTGAGGCTTTGCAGGTCGGCATCCGGGTACTGGTAGCTGTTCAGCAGCCACATGCCTTCCAGCAGGTTTTCGCCGCCTGAGTCGCGCCACACGCGCAGGCGCTGCTGCAGGCCCTCAAACTGCAGGTGATGAATCAAATCTTCGAGGCGCTGCTGCTGCTGCGAGTCGAGGGTTTCTTCCCAGCTTTCTTCCAGAAATGGAATAATGGTTTCGCCCAGGCTCTGAATTTTCTCCTGAATCTGCGGGGCAATTTCCGGATCGTCGAGCAGGGAGATAAGGGCTTTGATTTCTTTGTTGGTCATGGAGCAGCAGAGCAGCGGCAGCGGGGCAGCAGAAGTCAGAAAGGGCAAAGAAACACATCCGGCACGGGAGTGCCGCACGTGGCTATCCGGAAATAACAGCCGGCATAGGCCGTTTTGTTCAGCGGCAGCAGTTTTAGGGGGTAAGTCCGGTCCAGCGTACCAAAAGGAGCTGCCTACTCGCTCCACCCAGGTTGCGCAGTAGCGGCATGGCAACGTAGCGGCGGCAGCCCTGCCAACAGGGCCGCCGCCGCTACGCGAATCACAGCAGTTACCGGAACAGATTGGTTTTGGCCAGCTCCAATATTTCGTCGCCGCGGCCGCTCATGATGGCCTTGAGCGTGTAGAGGCTGAAGCCTTTCACCTGGGCCGCTTCGATGGTAGGCGGCATGGAAAGCTCGGCGCGCTTCACCACGGCATCCAGAATCACGGGGCCGGGGTGAGCCAGCATGGCGGCAATGGCGGCGGGCAACTCGGCGGGGTCCGAAACGCGGATGCCGCGCACGCCGGCGGCTTCGGCCAGGGCCGCGAAGTTGGGGTTTTCCAGCTCGGTGCCGTATTCCAGAATGCCGGCCGCCTTCATTTCCAGCTCCACAAAGCCCAGGCTATTGTTGTTGAAGATGACGATTTTGACCGGCGTTTTCAGCTGTTTCAGCGTCAGCAGCTCCCCCATCAGCATAGCAAAGCCTCCGTCGCCGGCCAGCGCAATCACCTGCCGGCCGGGGTACGTGAGCTGCGCGCCCAGCGCCTGCGGCATGGCGTTGGCCATGCTGCCGTGGTTGAAGGAGCCGATCAGCCGCCGCCGGCCGTTGAAGCGCAGGTAGCGCGCCGCCCAGATGGTAGGCGTGCCTACGTCGCAGGTGAAAATGGCGTCTTCAGCGGCCTGCTCGTTGAGCAGGCGGGCCACGTACTGCGGGTGCAGACTGGTGTCGCCGGCCTCGCCGGTGGCCAGGTCGTCGAGGTCCTGGCGGGCCGCGCGGTAGTTTTCCTGGGCCGTTGTCAGGTGGTCCCGGTCGCGCTTGTGGTTGAGCAGCGGCAGCAAGGTCTGCAGCGTAGCCGCCACGTCGCCCACCAACCCCACTTCTACCCGCGCCCGCCGCCCGATATGCTCGCCGCGCAAATCAATCTGCACAGTGCGGGCGTCCTGGGGCAGAAACTGCTGGTACGGGAAGTCGGTACCGAGCAGGAGCAGCGCATCAGCGTCCATGAGGGCGTGGTAGCCGGAGGTGAAGCCCAGCAGGCCGCTCATGCCCACGTCGTAGGCGTTGTTGGGCTCCACGTATTCCTTGCCGCGCAACGCATGCACTACCGGCGCGCCCAGGGCTTCGGCAGTTTGCAGCAGCTCGGCGTGGGCTTCGGCGCAGCCAGCCCCGGCCATAATGGTGACGCGGCTGCAGGTGTTAAGCAAATCGGCGGCGGCGCGCAGGTCTTCCAGATCAGGTACCAGCCGGGCCCGGTTGCGCAGTACGGGCAGGCGCGGCGCCGGAGCTTCCGTTTTCTCGTGGCTGATGTCGCCGGGAATCACTAGCACGGCCACGCCACGCTGCGTGAGGGCCGTCTGAATCCCGATTTCGATGCAGCGCACGGCCTGGTCGGGGTGGGCAATCAGCTCACAATAGGCGCTACACTCCTTGAACGTATTTTCGGGGTGGGTTTCCTGGAAATACTGGCTGCCTATTTCCGCGCTCGGAATCTGGGCGGCAATGGCCAGCACCGGCACGCGGCTGCGGTGGCAGTCGTAGAGGCCGTTGAGCAGGTGGGTATTGCCGGGGCCGCAGCTGCCAGCGCACACGGCCAGCGCACCCGTGAGGTGAGCCTCGGCACCAGCCGCAAACGCGCCGGCTTCCTCGTTGCGGACGTGTATCCACTCGATGCCGTCGCGCTTGCGGATTTCTTCGGTGATGCCGTTGAGCGAGTCACCCACCACGCCATACACACGGGTCACGCCGGCGGCCAGCAGGGTATCCACCAGTATTTCAGAGACGGTTTTCTTTGCCATAGTCTTCAGAATTGGGTTCGAAGGCTATACGGCAGATTCCGCGAACGAGCCGGGCCACCGCCCACAAGCCACCGGTTGCGGAACCGGCTTATGCGGGCTTGCGGCCCAGGTACTCATCGGTGAAATGCGCCCGGTGGGGCTCCTGCGCAAACTTCTCGGCGTTGTAGGTAGCCGAGGTGCCGCGCGGAATCGACAACGACTGCCACTGCCCCGCCCGCACCAGCTTCCCGATGAACACGATTTGCCCCACGTGGTACGGGTAGTGCGCCAGCTGCCGGTTGATGGCCTCCGTGACGGTGTGCCCCTGGTTGCGGATGTACACCGGCTGGTGCCAGTTATCGGGCGTGAGCGAGTCGAGGGCCGCCAGCAGGCAGCTCCAGCCCGCTTCCCAGCGCGCCAGCACCTCGGCCCGGGTGCCCAAGTCGTTGTCGAACTCGGCTTCGCGCTGCCGCCAGGGCTTCTCACCGTCGGTGGTCATAAAGTCGGTCCAGCGGGACAGCATATTGCCCCACAGGTGCTTCACGATGGTGGCTACGCTGTTGCTTTCGGCGTTGGGCTGCCAGAACAGGGCCTCATCGGGCAGCTGGGCAAACGTCTGGTCGCCGAGCAGCTTGTAGTATTCGAACTGCTTGCGGGCGCTGGTGAGGTAGTCGGTATCCATGAGCTGATAAAACTTGTTCAACGACGAGACGCAAATAGGCCTCTACCCTATGCGCGCTACTTTCTGCCCAGATACCTGTTGGACGTCACCACCCGGTACTCGGGGTCTTCGGCGAAAATGCTGTTCAGGGAGCCGATATGCGCCGCCCCAAACAGGGCCAGTATCCGCTTCGGGCGGGCCTGCATGGCCTGCACCACCACGTTGGAGTAGATTTTGTAGTCGCGGTTCTTAAACACCGATATCAGCTCGGCCCCAATGTACTTCGGGTTGACGAAGGCTGTGTCCACCATAGCATCGGGGTTGGTGAAGCGCCCGTTCGTCACCCGCGCCGGCGTGATGTAGCGTAGCCGGTACACCAGATTGTACAGCGCCGGCTGGTTGAGCGCCACCAGATAGTCGTGCAGGGAAAGCTGGCCGTTTTGCAGCGCGGCTTTCTTCTCGCCCGCTACTTTGCTGAGCTCCTTGCCGGCGTTCTGGTACAGCGCAATGTTCTGACCGGTATGCAAAATCCCCTGCGACGTGCCGCCCGGCGCATTCACGCAGTAAATCCGGGGCAGCTGCAACTGCCGGCCCAGCCGGAACGCCAGCTGAAACACTTCGCTCCGGCCATCGGGCAGCGTGGTCAGGTCCAGCTTATCCTGCCGGTACAGCGCGTAGAGGCTGTCGAGGCGGGGCTGCTCCTCGGGCAGGCGTTCCACCACCACCATATCGGGCCGGTATTTGGCCAAAGCCGCCACGAAGCGGGCGGCGTCGCGCTGCCCCGGTGACGTAAGAACATCGGTGTTGGGGCTGTCTTTGCGGTAGATTTGGCTCAGGTGGTCGGAGCCGACAATCATCACCTCGGTGGGCGGGGCCGACTGGGCGAAGCTGGTGGCGCTGAGTGCCAGCGCCAGCGGGAACAGTATAGGGGTTTTCATAGCGCGAATAGATAGACTGAGCATACAGGTAGCGGCCAAAACAGGCCGGATCCAGTGATTATACCACATAGATAGATAATTTTCCGGCCGTCAGTATAAGCAGCCGAGCCGGATGGCAGATGGCCGCAACGGCCGGCCTCAATCCATGATAAAGGCCGTTACCTGCTGACTTCGCCAGTACGCCGACAGGTGCCGCAGCAGCTGCAGCTCCTGGGCCGACTGAATCACGACCGGAAACGCCGCTTCCCGCGCCGTTCCCTTGTAGGTGAGCACAATCTTGCCGGCGCCCGAGCTCACGCCACGCCCCCGCACCGCGCCGGCATACTGGTCCGACGTCACGACAATGCTCTTCAGGTCCCGGACCGCAATGATCTGGTCGGCCAGCAACACCAAGTCCTGGCTTAGTTGGATGGTGCCCGGCGCCTGCCGCGGCCCCCACCGAATTACCCGTGCAGCTTTCAACAGGTAGAGCAGCGCCACAACCAATATCCAGGCGGCCGCCGCTG from Hymenobacter canadensis harbors:
- a CDS encoding 4'-phosphopantetheinyl transferase superfamily protein, coding for MPLHSLTPISGQALLGLWQLTEPLEALWPLLPQPLHYTARFPQGRHEDRARQWLAGRVLAHQLLRELTDAPATLHNDANGRPYFAELPAWGVSLSHSGEWVAAVVARNAAVGIDIELERPKALKLAPRFLSEAERADAGSDAAKHSVYWSAKETLYKLHSRRGLVFKEQLLLDPFRLREAGVLTGHLLLENSRSQHQIHYQRPAPDYVLTYCVE
- a CDS encoding redoxin domain-containing protein, which codes for MSIRRISILAAATLLFCTVAAVGVARAQGGRTVSDFSLRSATNTEVALKSYAGSKAVVVVFLNPNCAYSKLYQNRLAALNTQFSGRGVQFLFINAPINLEASADLSEAEKLKVKATADLPLLTDEGQKVSSLLGATKTPEVVVLQPVGDGFAVRYKGAIDDNPLVESDVQERYVQQALTNLLAGRPVGVADKRGAGCLIKRN
- a CDS encoding transglutaminase-like domain-containing protein, coding for MTNKEIKALISLLDDPEIAPQIQEKIQSLGETIIPFLEESWEETLDSQQQQRLEDLIHHLQFEGLQQRLRVWRDSGGENLLEGMWLLNSYQYPDADLQSLNKAIEQLRFEVWTLLRPDMLPTEQVQALNHVLFRVHKFAANTQNFHSPANSMLHRVLETRRGNPLTLCVIYLLVAQRLELPVFGVNLPNLFVLTFRPESPIIESFYINCYNRGLILTRTDIEHYIVQLNLTSNNIFYEPCSHLDIVRRALRNLQLSFEKLQEPAKATEVAQLLTILTDEPKAPHDTPEEE
- the poxB gene encoding ubiquinone-dependent pyruvate dehydrogenase, whose protein sequence is MAKKTVSEILVDTLLAAGVTRVYGVVGDSLNGITEEIRKRDGIEWIHVRNEEAGAFAAGAEAHLTGALAVCAGSCGPGNTHLLNGLYDCHRSRVPVLAIAAQIPSAEIGSQYFQETHPENTFKECSAYCELIAHPDQAVRCIEIGIQTALTQRGVAVLVIPGDISHEKTEAPAPRLPVLRNRARLVPDLEDLRAAADLLNTCSRVTIMAGAGCAEAHAELLQTAEALGAPVVHALRGKEYVEPNNAYDVGMSGLLGFTSGYHALMDADALLLLGTDFPYQQFLPQDARTVQIDLRGEHIGRRARVEVGLVGDVAATLQTLLPLLNHKRDRDHLTTAQENYRAARQDLDDLATGEAGDTSLHPQYVARLLNEQAAEDAIFTCDVGTPTIWAARYLRFNGRRRLIGSFNHGSMANAMPQALGAQLTYPGRQVIALAGDGGFAMLMGELLTLKQLKTPVKIVIFNNNSLGFVELEMKAAGILEYGTELENPNFAALAEAAGVRGIRVSDPAELPAAIAAMLAHPGPVILDAVVKRAELSMPPTIEAAQVKGFSLYTLKAIMSGRGDEILELAKTNLFR
- a CDS encoding DUF1572 domain-containing protein translates to MDTDYLTSARKQFEYYKLLGDQTFAQLPDEALFWQPNAESNSVATIVKHLWGNMLSRWTDFMTTDGEKPWRQREAEFDNDLGTRAEVLARWEAGWSCLLAALDSLTPDNWHQPVYIRNQGHTVTEAINRQLAHYPYHVGQIVFIGKLVRAGQWQSLSIPRGTSATYNAEKFAQEPHRAHFTDEYLGRKPA
- a CDS encoding DUF5694 domain-containing protein, encoding MKTPILFPLALALSATSFAQSAPPTEVMIVGSDHLSQIYRKDSPNTDVLTSPGQRDAARFVAALAKYRPDMVVVERLPEEQPRLDSLYALYRQDKLDLTTLPDGRSEVFQLAFRLGRQLQLPRIYCVNAPGGTSQGILHTGQNIALYQNAGKELSKVAGEKKAALQNGQLSLHDYLVALNQPALYNLVYRLRYITPARVTNGRFTNPDAMVDTAFVNPKYIGAELISVFKNRDYKIYSNVVVQAMQARPKRILALFGAAHIGSLNSIFAEDPEYRVVTSNRYLGRK